From Candidatus Manganitrophus morganii, the proteins below share one genomic window:
- a CDS encoding NFACT family protein has protein sequence MSLSAGQIGEVLAEIGDTLRGGVLQKIDQPQPWSLVFEIHHRRERYHLYFSGQRRFSRIHLTNEKHPNPSSPPRFCQLLRAHLRWKQIVSLEQIGGDRIVRMTCAWPSTRTEIKTETSQEVGGDALPPSSTKEGETQTLSLVAELMGTASNFFLIDHQGIVLGSLFPPPAGRALQVGLPYLPPALHPTGLFKETEILLVEPGPHRFNRSVEATYRPLQEKTAAEEEKRRLTALIDEGIRRCRKKLQQISIGLAEAEKADRFRYEGELLKGHLRQVRTGMTEVKIPDPAHPDQAEMTLSLDPALSPSENLERFFKRYKKAQAAQAALQTQREKTKKELEALERNRTVLLEGGTVAMAGKTPVPTRREKGKRAGPPTFLSADGWSVIVGRNHRENEEITFRTARGNDLWFHARGVPGSHLIVRMDRGKEIPYQTLLDAATLALHFSDGRKEGKGDVVYTFRKYIQKPKGAKPGAVLVSQEKNIYIEIEPKRLERLLASTL, from the coding sequence ATGTCGCTCAGCGCCGGACAGATTGGGGAGGTCCTTGCAGAGATCGGGGACACGCTGCGGGGCGGGGTCCTTCAGAAAATCGATCAGCCCCAACCCTGGAGCCTGGTTTTCGAGATTCATCATCGGCGGGAGAGATATCACCTCTACTTTTCCGGACAGCGGCGCTTCTCCCGAATCCACCTGACCAACGAAAAACATCCCAACCCCTCCTCCCCTCCCCGGTTCTGCCAACTCCTGCGGGCGCATCTTCGATGGAAACAGATCGTCTCTCTTGAACAGATCGGAGGAGACCGGATCGTCCGAATGACCTGCGCCTGGCCTTCGACCCGAACGGAGATAAAGACGGAAACGTCACAAGAAGTCGGAGGCGATGCCCTACCACCTTCATCAACGAAAGAAGGAGAGACGCAAACCCTCTCTCTGGTCGCGGAGCTGATGGGGACGGCGTCGAATTTCTTTTTAATCGACCATCAAGGGATTGTTTTGGGCTCGCTCTTCCCCCCTCCCGCCGGGCGCGCCTTACAGGTCGGTCTCCCCTACCTCCCTCCTGCGCTGCATCCGACCGGTCTCTTTAAAGAAACGGAGATTCTCCTTGTCGAACCGGGTCCCCACCGATTCAACCGGTCGGTGGAGGCCACCTATCGCCCCCTGCAGGAAAAAACGGCCGCGGAGGAAGAGAAGAGGCGGCTGACGGCCCTGATCGATGAGGGAATTCGCCGCTGCCGGAAAAAGTTACAGCAGATCTCCATCGGCCTGGCCGAGGCCGAAAAAGCCGACCGGTTTCGCTACGAAGGAGAGCTCCTGAAGGGTCATCTTCGCCAAGTCCGGACAGGAATGACTGAGGTGAAGATTCCCGATCCAGCGCATCCGGATCAGGCGGAGATGACTCTTTCGTTGGACCCCGCCCTCTCCCCGTCGGAAAATCTGGAACGGTTCTTCAAGAGATATAAAAAAGCCCAGGCGGCGCAGGCGGCCCTTCAGACGCAGAGGGAGAAGACGAAAAAAGAATTGGAAGCGCTGGAACGGAATCGAACGGTCCTTCTGGAAGGGGGGACCGTCGCCATGGCGGGAAAAACGCCCGTCCCGACCCGAAGGGAGAAGGGGAAGCGGGCCGGCCCTCCCACCTTTCTCTCGGCAGACGGCTGGAGCGTGATCGTCGGAAGAAATCATCGGGAAAACGAAGAGATTACTTTCCGGACGGCGCGGGGAAACGATCTCTGGTTTCACGCCCGCGGCGTTCCCGGGTCCCATCTGATCGTCCGGATGGACCGAGGGAAGGAGATCCCCTACCAGACCCTGCTCGACGCGGCGACCCTGGCGCTTCATTTCAGCGACGGGAGGAAAGAGGGGAAGGGAGATGTCGTTTATACCTTTCGGAAGTATATCCAGAAACCGAAAGGGGCCAAGCCGGGGGCCGTCCTCGTCTCCCAGGAGAAAAACATCTACATTGAGATCGAACCGAAGCGGCTGGAGCGCCTCTTGGCCAGCACCCTTTGA
- a CDS encoding endonuclease MutS2 translates to MQSNPLYEQSFTSLGWPEIVEFLARQAALPITAERCRALPFLEEPGTVRERLAVVWEGVLLLKEGSHIPLSSFTDPRPFLARATKGAVLEGIELRGIHDLLEQAESVRSFLIRKKEEASRLFQIAVQLEPPAGLRQKIAAAVDPEGRIQEGATPALRALTAEAARAREAITDQLEKILRSARYEKLLQEPYYTEREGRYVLPFKIADQNKEGGVVHDLSASGATAFVEPRELVGSNNRLRVAQLAVSREVERILRSLSEGVGREAGRLTRNLEILAEIDLLRASANLAERIGGICPKVNAGGAIGLFEARHPLLLLWKGSIVPNDILLEEGRRALILSGPNTGGKTVLLKTVGLLALMVRAGLPIPCREGSEIPLFPAVIADIGDDQDLSRDLSSFSAHLLKILAILETAPGGSLILLDELVTSTDPAEGAALAAAILTELADRGMRIVTTTHYPSLKGLAQADPRFLNGSLAFDLEQLAPTYRLVLGTPGRSAALEMAARLGLPDSILARAKEHLRPDETTLERIISELERERRKAEEERQRWEALRAEAEAAAAAQKEGAARWAMSEREIQKKVRQKVAEAVAEARSEIATLVASLKEKRDPALIKKGQSLLMEIEKKAGGTAAPREPSSAPMPLRAGQRVEIVPLGKRGFLLDAPEGLKKVRVQIGSQTLSVSPDAIEGVLEENVEEIPTAPAFKSAGSSESTVDLIGKRVEEALEILERFLDRAILGNEREIRLVHGHGSGKLKKAVREYLPTSPYVARFRPGDLLEGGDAVTIITLKEE, encoded by the coding sequence ATGCAATCGAACCCTCTCTACGAACAGTCATTCACCTCACTCGGCTGGCCCGAGATCGTTGAATTTCTCGCCCGGCAGGCCGCGTTGCCGATCACGGCGGAGCGCTGCCGCGCCCTCCCTTTCCTGGAGGAACCGGGAACGGTTCGGGAGCGGCTTGCGGTTGTTTGGGAGGGGGTTCTCCTTTTAAAGGAGGGGAGCCATATCCCTCTCTCCTCTTTTACCGATCCCCGCCCATTCTTGGCCCGCGCGACCAAAGGAGCGGTTCTGGAGGGAATCGAGTTGCGGGGGATCCATGATCTGCTCGAACAGGCCGAGTCGGTCCGCTCTTTCTTGATCCGAAAAAAAGAGGAGGCTTCCCGCCTTTTTCAGATCGCGGTGCAACTGGAGCCGCCGGCCGGTTTAAGACAAAAGATCGCGGCAGCCGTCGACCCGGAGGGACGGATTCAGGAGGGAGCGACGCCGGCCCTCCGCGCCCTGACCGCCGAGGCGGCCCGGGCGCGGGAGGCGATCACCGATCAGCTCGAAAAGATTCTTCGATCGGCCCGTTATGAAAAACTTTTGCAGGAGCCGTATTATACCGAGCGGGAGGGACGGTATGTCCTCCCCTTCAAGATCGCCGATCAGAACAAAGAGGGAGGGGTCGTTCATGATCTCTCGGCGAGCGGGGCGACCGCATTCGTCGAACCGAGAGAGCTGGTCGGGTCGAACAACCGCCTGAGGGTCGCCCAGTTGGCGGTCTCCCGTGAAGTGGAGCGGATCTTGCGATCGCTCAGCGAGGGGGTCGGAAGAGAAGCGGGGCGGCTTACGCGGAACCTGGAGATCCTTGCCGAGATCGATCTGCTCCGCGCGTCGGCGAACCTGGCCGAACGGATCGGCGGGATCTGCCCGAAGGTGAATGCCGGGGGTGCGATCGGTCTCTTCGAGGCCCGGCACCCGCTCCTCCTGCTCTGGAAGGGAAGCATCGTTCCCAACGACATCCTTTTGGAAGAGGGGCGCCGCGCCTTGATTCTCTCCGGTCCGAATACCGGCGGGAAGACGGTCCTCTTGAAGACCGTCGGCCTTTTGGCGCTGATGGTTCGAGCCGGTCTTCCGATTCCATGCCGGGAGGGTTCGGAGATTCCCCTCTTCCCGGCGGTCATTGCCGACATCGGCGATGATCAAGATCTCTCGCGCGACCTTTCGAGCTTCTCGGCCCACCTCCTTAAAATTTTAGCCATCCTGGAAACGGCTCCGGGTGGATCGCTGATTCTGCTCGATGAATTGGTCACTTCGACCGATCCCGCCGAAGGGGCAGCCCTCGCCGCGGCGATATTAACGGAGTTGGCCGATCGGGGAATGCGGATCGTGACGACGACGCATTATCCCTCCCTCAAAGGACTGGCCCAGGCCGATCCTCGATTTTTGAATGGAAGTCTTGCCTTCGATCTGGAACAACTCGCCCCCACGTATCGCCTGGTGTTAGGAACTCCCGGTCGAAGCGCCGCCCTGGAAATGGCGGCCCGTTTGGGGCTGCCCGACTCGATCCTTGCGCGAGCGAAAGAACATCTTCGTCCCGACGAGACGACGCTGGAACGGATCATATCCGAACTGGAGCGAGAACGTCGTAAGGCGGAAGAAGAGCGACAACGGTGGGAGGCCCTCCGAGCGGAGGCGGAAGCAGCGGCCGCCGCGCAAAAAGAAGGGGCCGCCCGCTGGGCGATGAGCGAGCGGGAGATTCAGAAAAAGGTCCGTCAAAAAGTCGCAGAAGCGGTTGCGGAGGCCCGATCCGAAATTGCAACGCTGGTGGCATCTCTAAAGGAGAAGCGTGATCCGGCCCTGATCAAGAAAGGTCAGAGTCTCCTGATGGAAATAGAAAAAAAGGCCGGCGGCACGGCGGCCCCGAGGGAACCCTCATCCGCTCCAATGCCGTTACGGGCCGGCCAGCGGGTTGAGATCGTCCCGCTCGGCAAGCGGGGCTTTTTGCTCGATGCTCCGGAGGGATTAAAAAAAGTCCGTGTTCAGATTGGAAGCCAGACCCTTTCTGTCTCACCCGATGCCATTGAGGGGGTCCTGGAGGAGAACGTAGAAGAGATTCCGACGGCCCCGGCATTTAAATCGGCGGGGTCGTCCGAGTCCACCGTGGATCTCATCGGGAAGCGGGTGGAGGAGGCGCTGGAGATTCTGGAGCGTTTTTTGGATCGGGCGATCCTGGGGAACGAACGGGAGATCC